The genomic stretch CTAATTTTAGCTGAAAGGATTGACAAGCTAATGGGTTTCTTTGCATAAAAGTATACGAATTATACTTATGAGAAACAACTTGTGAATTCAGAGTAATGAGGGTGGTTCCTACCTTCTTAATTTCGGCTGTATCAACATAACTTGGCATAGAATCTTGACCACCTATGAAATGAAGGCTTTACATTAGTAGCAGAAAATAAAGTTCTGGTTTTAGTGTTTTTCTGTTGTTTCCTTAATTGGCTGATGATTGGAGAAACAAAGAGCTGaatgagtccaaagaaaaaatttggagtgagataaaggtacaatcatttggcccttaattatacggtatcaattatgttttttcaattaccgatactaactatcaatctgtatgtttttcttagcgatgttttaacatcgaagaagaaagaagaggttttttgtatgaaattggccggaaagcttctaagagggtttcggacatttttatcatccaagttccttaaggatgcggatggtaattttgtggatgcggagcttcctaaaaaatatgaaagtttgatatcggctgaagaatgggaagctttcaaatccaaaagacaagacccggtttttcaaagaataagtgctacaaatcgggaaagagcatcaagtcccgcatatccaTACCGAAAAGGAtgtgtcggatatggacgcttagaacaatccatggtaagtatttataaattgcgataacaaatttgttcatcatatattagttttatctgatcaaattgtatgacttaatgtgtagctgcagaaggaggaaagttcagaaacatctcttcctgcacatgttttgtggaaggaagcccgtgtgggcaaatctggagttcctcaagaagaagttttacacgtataccagaaatgtgtaagtataacattttttcattaattgaataacatttttatacacgtataccagaaatgtattgggccgattaaagattcccaccgatgtatgtatttctaacttatgagttatttttatatttacacatatctcatataattaaatagttggaattaattcaaaatctgttatattattatgtagtactttgatgaattcaagtgtgcattttatacaaaggatcaagtggacgaaatcaaagaggagtggtgtcaattcatgataaagctcaatgtttgttcataaatttgtgtaattaatgtgtacatttgtagtatatgttatgacttgtaaatgtgtacataaatttgtatatattttgatacatttaaggcaaaattggtttgaattggtatatatatatatttgttagccaaaaattggtagaaaaaaaggccaaaatgacatatataaaatgtgataattgtctgtcaaaatctggttgaaaacaggtagaaattctggtttataaacctggaaaaaatgtggtttaaaacaaaagcttcaaaaattttcgtataccttagacagcgtttttgtaaaaagcgctgtctaagggggggattagaaagcgctttaggcaaaagcgctgtctaaggggggggcttagacagcgctttttgaaaagcgctgtctaaggtatacctaaaaaaattaaaataggagggtcttagaaagcgcttttggccaaagcgctgtctaagggggtggggcttagacagcgcttttcaaaagcgctgtctaaggtatacctaaaaaatttaaaataagagggtcttataaagcgcttttagccaaagcgctgtctaagggggggggggggggggggggggggcttaggcagcgcttttaagatttaaaaaagtgctgtctaaacctttagcagcggaggtttagacagcgctttaaagcgctgtctaaggctaaaaaaagcgctgtctaaggtcttgtttgttgtagtgtgTGTTGTCAGTCTCTTTACACATGCCCAGTGCTGGCGCTGCTAATTGATGCTCTCTCTATCCTAAAATAAGTGTTACATTTGTAAAAAAATTGTCACTTTTAGTTTCGAATGcaattttaatatttatcttCCAATTGTAGCTCCTAATTAATAATTCTAATTTACTATTTCTCTTATATTATATTAATGATAATTTGAATACATCAATAATCAATAAGGAtaatttgattaaaaaaatattctctctttcatttatcatatttttttttaatttatgtgAAAGTGTCAAGTATAACACTTATTTTAGGACGGAGGGAGTATTATCTATAATTTTTGTGattcaaaataataattaaagtTCCATGCACACCAAAAAGTAAGATTTTACTAGGAACACATAGGAGACATGGTAAACCAACAAACATGAAGAGATAAATACAACATAAAATCTTTGGCAATAACATAACACAAAGTAGCCACATGAAACACAAAGGCACTACTAACTGATAATACTACATGTTAAGGAGTGATGAATGATTATTTGATGGAGTAATAGATATAGATTGGAGTCACCAGAAAGTCACGAGAGTTCAACACCCACCATTAAAAATAACAAAACTAATGACCAGCATTTGTCATGTAGTGAAATGGAAACATATGAGTAGACTCAAAGTCCAGTAGTTCCAATCAATTTGGTGAAACCAAATGTAATGGCCATAGCCATCCAACCACCAATAAGAACCCTAACACAAGACCTCATCACTGGAGTTTTTCCAACCAATGCTCCAACTCCTCCAAACACCAAAAGTGCCATGCTAACAACAGCACCAACAACACCCATCCTCATTTTATGATTCTTTATAAATGAAGCTGCTAGCAATGGCATAACAGCACCAACAGAAAATGCCAGTGCCGATGCCAATGCAGCTTGAAACGGATTCGGCAATTTCTCCCTTTCAGTACTTTCATCATCAACTACtccattattattattattagcTTCTCTTTCTCTTTTCATTTGAGCTATCTCTATGTCGTATTGAGTATACACAGAGACAAACTCACCAATACCCATGCTACAAGCACCAGCTACTAAACCGGCAAAACCAGTAAGGATCATTACACTGATGTCTTCTTTTATAGCTCCGATACCAATCATCATTGAGGCAACAGTGATTAATCCATCATTGGCTCCCAACATGGCTGCTCTAAGCCACTGTGCCCTTTGAAAATAATTAATGTTACTCTCGTTTTCAACACTTTCTTTATTTGCATGGATAGGTATCTCAATATCAAAATTGTTCGCTGAGATTCCATTAGTTTTTGGTTCAAGGTTGGAGGCCATATTGAAGGGCAAATTAAGATAAAGTAGTGTTGGTATAGAAAAGAGAGGAAATTGGAATATGATGTTAAGAGCTTGTGGAGAACTCATGCTTCTAATGAAAGGTATTTATAGCTAGAGGGGATATCGATTAATCAACTTTAGTCAAGTATATATTGGAATAAGATATTGATAAAGGAGAGGGTAGTGAGCAAGTCACTAGCTCTAACTTAGTGACAATTTTGATGATTAATCACTCTGGTTTATCATTTAAAAATTCATAACCAAAAAATGGATCCAAATCTCAAACTTTTCACCTTAATATAGTCTATACTATTAAGTATACTATTAAGGTGATTCTTGTTCTTGATCATTAGAAAAATTGTGAAACTTAGGTTAAGCTCATCAAATACTATTATGGAAAACACATTTCACGATGATTGATAAAGAGATACCATCACGGTTGATTAACAGTTGTGAGGTGTAGTGTGATTGTAAGTGTGTAGTTTACAATAATGGTCTATTGCTCGTGATAGTAAACAAGATAGCGTGCTATATATAATAATGATTGTTAACCATTGTGAAATAATTTATAGATCTTGAGTTTGATACCCAACAACACCGTTTTTTCCGTTTATTATTCTGGATAACGATTTTATTAAACAACCCTTCtgaattttttgtttttttttaaatattttttatttttatttttaaacttgaatttttttttttgaatcGTATCAGATCAAAAACAACAACACACCAATAAAAATTGAATTACATCAAAGATGAAATTCCATTAAGAATCAAAAGTTGTATATTACATCAAAACCAAAATGACACAAAAAAATCTACAATTTCCATATCATTATATCAAATAATAGAATTTTGGTGTCTTGACTTTAAACCacctataatttcaaataataataCTTGTTATTAAATAACTTTAGAAATTATAACTTATAATAAATtataaaagaagaaaataaaataCTTACTTGTTAATGTTTCCATATGCCTTCTTGATGATCGTTACAAAATCCTCTTATTAGAAATCATCTTATTAAACAAACTTATGAATTTCTTGTTATACTCTGTCAACAGCCACTTGTCATTTATTCGGAGATATTTTTTCTTTATAATTGTTTTGTGCGTAGCTATTTAAGGTTCAACTTCACTAAGATTATTCAATATATAGAAATGTGCTTCAAGAACTACATCCTGGGCCATTGACTTAATATTTAAACATTTAGTACCTCTACCTCCAATCTGTTAGCATGACGAGACTTAGGAATTCCTATAGACTCTATTTTTGACAAATCGTTTGAACAAAGCTAAACAACTTCTTTTATGATGTACCTTTCAACGATCGAGGCTTCTGGTCGATGATAATTCTTCGTATATCTTTTAAAGATTTTGATGTATAGCTCTATTGGATAC from Lathyrus oleraceus cultivar Zhongwan6 chromosome 7, CAAS_Psat_ZW6_1.0, whole genome shotgun sequence encodes the following:
- the LOC127100767 gene encoding vacuolar iron transporter homolog 4; amino-acid sequence: MSSPQALNIIFQFPLFSIPTLLYLNLPFNMASNLEPKTNGISANNFDIEIPIHANKESVENESNINYFQRAQWLRAAMLGANDGLITVASMMIGIGAIKEDISVMILTGFAGLVAGACSMGIGEFVSVYTQYDIEIAQMKREREANNNNNGVVDDESTEREKLPNPFQAALASALAFSVGAVMPLLAASFIKNHKMRMGVVGAVVSMALLVFGGVGALVGKTPVMRSCVRVLIGGWMAMAITFGFTKLIGTTGL